From a single Paraburkholderia sp. D15 genomic region:
- the rpsI gene encoding 30S ribosomal protein S9 produces MIGNWNYGTGRRKSAVARVFIKAGKGEIIVNGKPIADYFSRETSLMIVRQPLELTNHAATFDIKVNVNGGGETGQAGAVRHGITRALMDYDATLKPELSKAGFVTRDAREVERKKVGFHKARRRKQFSKR; encoded by the coding sequence ATGATCGGTAACTGGAATTACGGCACGGGCCGCCGCAAGAGCGCCGTCGCACGCGTGTTCATCAAGGCAGGCAAGGGCGAGATCATTGTGAACGGCAAGCCTATCGCCGATTACTTCTCGCGCGAAACGTCGCTGATGATCGTGCGTCAGCCGCTGGAACTCACGAACCACGCTGCTACGTTCGACATCAAGGTCAACGTGAACGGTGGCGGTGAAACGGGTCAAGCCGGCGCGGTTCGCCACGGCATCACCCGCGCGCTGATGGACTACGACGCAACGCTGAAGCCGGAACTGTCGAAGGCAGGCTTCGTGACGCGTGACGCTCGTGAAGTCGAACGTAAGAAGGTCGGCTTCCACAAGGCACGTCGCCGGAAGCAATTCTCGAAGCGTTAA